In Cytophagia bacterium CHB2, the following are encoded in one genomic region:
- a CDS encoding T9SS type A sorting domain-containing protein, protein MKRKSFGIIIFLCLSAGNVFAQVDTLRIASYNLLFFPSSQGVARLPNFRTVINALKPDVLVVQELESLDGQLLFLNQVLNFNQSNLYQSAPYFDGFDLDNTLFYKTSKVTLLGAQQIRTSLRDIFAYSLLANGVEFRMFSVHLKAGSELNDERQRANEASTLRNYLNGLNPEENFVVAGDFNTYRSSEAGFQRLVESQPDNDGRLFDPLNALGTWNNNVSFAGIHTQSTRTTVFGDGSAGGLDDRFDIMLVSANVLTPGGMYLLPGSYRAFGNDGNHFNQAINSGPNGAVTASVANALHEASDHLPVFADFIMGNPTTVETTIAAPPPSTFTLAQNFPNPFNPTTEIEYTINMRTHVRLVVFDITGREVATLVDTIKTPGDYRATFDASGLQSGVYFYRLIAGNEAQTRKLLFLE, encoded by the coding sequence ATGAAAAGAAAATCTTTTGGAATCATTATTTTTTTATGTTTGAGTGCGGGGAATGTTTTTGCTCAGGTCGATACGCTGCGCATTGCCAGTTACAATTTGCTATTCTTTCCCAGCAGTCAAGGCGTGGCGCGGTTGCCCAATTTTCGCACGGTTATCAATGCGCTGAAGCCGGATGTCCTCGTGGTGCAGGAATTGGAGAGTCTTGACGGACAGCTTTTGTTTTTGAATCAAGTGTTGAATTTCAATCAATCCAATTTGTATCAAAGCGCGCCGTACTTTGATGGTTTTGATTTGGACAACACCCTCTTTTATAAAACCTCGAAAGTCACCCTGCTGGGCGCGCAACAGATTCGCACGAGCCTGCGCGATATTTTTGCGTATTCTTTGTTGGCGAACGGAGTGGAATTTCGCATGTTCTCCGTGCATTTGAAAGCCGGCTCAGAACTCAATGACGAACGCCAGCGCGCCAACGAAGCTTCGACGCTGCGCAATTATTTGAACGGCCTCAATCCTGAGGAAAATTTCGTCGTCGCCGGCGATTTCAATACCTATCGTTCTTCTGAAGCAGGTTTTCAACGGCTGGTTGAGAGCCAACCGGATAACGACGGCCGTTTGTTCGATCCTTTGAATGCGCTGGGCACCTGGAATAACAACGTCAGCTTTGCCGGCATCCATACGCAATCGACGCGCACCACGGTGTTCGGCGACGGCAGCGCCGGCGGCCTGGACGATCGTTTCGATATTATGCTCGTCTCGGCAAATGTTTTGACGCCCGGGGGAATGTATCTTTTACCGGGTTCCTATCGCGCGTTCGGCAACGACGGCAATCATTTCAATCAAGCCATTAACTCCGGCCCGAACGGCGCAGTGACGGCAAGCGTTGCCAATGCCTTGCATGAAGCCTCGGATCATTTGCCGGTGTTTGCCGATTTTATTATGGGGAATCCCACCACAGTGGAAACAACCATCGCCGCGCCGCCGCCCTCGACATTCACACTTGCACAAAATTTTCCGAATCCGTTCAATCCCACCACGGAAATCGAGTATACGATCAACATGCGCACGCATGTCAGGCTCGTCGTTTTTGATATAACCGGACGTGAAGTCGCGACGCTGGTCGATACGATCAAAACGCCGGGTGACTATCGTGCGACGTTCGACGCGAGCGGCTTGCAAAGCGGCGTTTATTTTTATCGCCTCATCGCCGGTAACGAAGCGCAAACGCGAAAGCTTTTGTTTTTGGAGTAA
- a CDS encoding SDR family oxidoreductase, which yields MEFADKIALITGASSGIGRATALLLAKAGAHLALVSRSRESLQKVVDEIEKSDGQHIILPFDVTQVEQCKHAVEQTVERFGKLDILVNAAGIIANGSITTTTTEAWEIMLRLNLTAVFHLMQEATPFLQQTRGNIVNVSSVTGTRAFPNVLAYCVSKAGVDQLTRCAALDLAPSGVRVNAVNPGVVRTNLHRASGMDEEKYQTFLAHSQTTHPIGRVGTPEEIAEAILFLASERAGWITGVTFNIDGGRQLTCAR from the coding sequence ATGGAATTTGCCGACAAAATTGCATTAATCACCGGCGCTTCGAGCGGTATTGGCCGGGCCACGGCGTTGCTTTTGGCGAAAGCGGGCGCGCATCTCGCGCTGGTGAGCCGCAGCCGGGAAAGTTTGCAAAAGGTTGTTGACGAAATCGAAAAAAGCGATGGCCAGCACATCATTTTGCCGTTCGATGTCACGCAGGTCGAGCAATGCAAACATGCGGTTGAACAAACCGTCGAACGATTCGGCAAACTCGATATTCTCGTCAATGCCGCCGGCATTATCGCAAACGGTTCGATTACAACGACCACGACGGAAGCCTGGGAGATCATGTTGCGTCTCAATCTCACTGCCGTGTTTCACCTGATGCAGGAAGCGACGCCGTTTTTGCAGCAAACCCGCGGCAACATCGTGAATGTGTCGAGCGTTACCGGCACGCGCGCATTTCCCAACGTGCTGGCGTATTGCGTCAGCAAAGCGGGCGTCGATCAGCTCACGCGCTGCGCTGCGCTGGATTTGGCGCCTTCGGGCGTGCGCGTGAACGCCGTCAATCCGGGCGTGGTGCGCACGAATCTGCATCGCGCCAGCGGCATGGACGAAGAGAAGTATCAAACGTTTCTTGCGCACAGCCAGACAACGCATCCCATCGGGCGCGTGGGCACGCCCGAGGAAATTGCCGAAGCAATATTGTTTCTCGCTTCGGAGCGCGCCGGCTGGATTACCGGCGTCACGTTCAACATCGACGGCGGGCGTCAACTCACGTGTGCGCGTTGA
- a CDS encoding VOC family protein, with product MAHGFVHVEIPSADFERTRRFYSELFEWKMDLVEEEDYMLFDTGESVNGAFYHSQQHTGQQGVVIYIRVEDIDGTLQRLPELGGKIISNKAPDKGSGSFALICDPDNNVLGIWEKK from the coding sequence ATGGCTCATGGCTTTGTTCATGTTGAAATCCCCAGCGCAGATTTTGAACGCACACGGCGTTTCTACAGCGAGTTGTTCGAGTGGAAAATGGATCTTGTCGAAGAGGAAGATTACATGCTCTTCGACACCGGAGAGAGTGTGAATGGCGCGTTTTATCATTCGCAGCAACACACCGGCCAACAGGGCGTCGTTATTTACATCCGGGTGGAAGATATTGACGGCACGCTGCAACGCCTGCCCGAATTGGGCGGAAAAATCATCAGTAACAAAGCGCCGGACAAGGGCAGCGGCAGTTTTGCGTTGATTTGCGATCCCGACAACAATGTGCTGGGAATTTGGGAGAAAAAGTAA